The sequence CGACCTGCCGGGGGAACGGGCGGGTGCGTACCCAGTCGGGCTTCTTTACCGTCGAGCGGACCTGCCCGTCATGCGGCGGCAGCGGTCAGACGATCCGCGATCCCTGCCGGACGTGCAATGGCGCCGGCCGGATACAGCGGGAGAAGAGCCTTCAGGTCAGCATTCCCGCCGGGGTCGAGGATGGCACGCGCATCCGGCTCACCGGCGAGGGCGAAGCCGGCGTCCGCGGCGGGCCTCCCGGCGATCTCTATATCTTCGTCACGGTCTCCCAACATCGCTTCTTCAGCCGCGACGGCGCGGACATCCATTGCCGGGTGCCGTTGTCGATGACGGCAGCGGCGCTGGGTGGCTCGGTGGAGGTGCCGACGGTCAACGGCGAGCGGACGCGGATTTCAATTCCGGCCGGAACCCAGTCGGGGGCGACATTCCGATTGCGCGGCAAGGGAATGACGATCCTGCGCAGCCAGGCACGTGGCGACATGTACGTCGAGGCGATGGTCGAGACTCCGGTGAACCTCACCGACCGGCAACGCAAGTTGCTGCAGGAGTTCGCCGACGGCGGCGCCGAAGAAACTCACAGCCCCGAGAGCCACGGCTTCTTCGCCAAGGTCAAGGAACTCTGGCAGGACCTGCGGGAATAACCGCAGCGCATCTGGAGCGATCCACCTGCGTCTCCAGCAGGCGACGGGAAAAGACGGGAAACGAGGGACGATCATGCGCATCGGCATTTCCGGGTGCGCCGGACGGATGGGGCGGATGCTCGTCCAGACGGTACTGGCGAACGACGAGGCCGTGCTCGCCGGCGGCAGCGAACGGCCCGGGCATCCGGACTTGGGCGCGGACTTGGGTACGCTTGCCGGCGTTCCCCCGCTGGGAGTGCGTCTCGGCGACGACGCCGCGGCGCTGTTCGCGGCGGCGGATGCGGTGATCGATTTTTCGAGTCCGGCCGCCGTTTTCGAGTCCTCACATCTGGCGGCGGCGCATGCGACGGCGCTCGTCGTCGGCACCACCGGGCTTGGCCGCGAGCACCATGCCGCGCTGGCCGCGGCGGCGGAGCGCGTTCCGGTGGTGGTGGCGGCGAATATGAGTTTGGGCGTCAACCTCCTGCTCGGACTTACCCGCAAGGTCGCGGCCGTTCTTGGTGACGACTACGATATCGAAATCGTCGAAATGCACCATCGACACAAGGTCGACGCGCCGTCCGGCACGGCGCTTGCGCTTGGAGACGCGGCCGCCACAGGGCGTGGGATTGCTTTGGCGGATGCGGCCGTACGCGTGCGCGATGGCCACACCGGGACGCGGGCGCCGGGTGCGATCGGCTTCGCCACCTTACGCGGTGGCGACGTCGTCGGTGAGCATTCGGTGATCTTCGCAACGGAAGGGGAGCGCATCGAGCTCACCCACAAGGCAACCTCGCGCGCGATATTTGCCAAGGGCGCGGTCCATGCGGCGCTTTGGTGCGATGGCCGTGCTCCGGGCCTCTACGCGATGCGCGACGTTCTCGGGCTCGAGTGACGCCACCACCACCTGATGACGCCGTCGGGCATGCGTTCCGTTCGGTTATTCCGTCCCGTCGCTCCGGCCTTGCGTCTTGACAAGGTGGCTGGATTCGCCGATGGGTATCCTGCTTGCAGCTCAGCATAGTGATGCAACCGACGGAGCGTGCTGCTAGACGCAAACGGTCGGCTACGGTGGGCTGCTGGCGTCTGGAGACGAGGTTTTCGCTGCTGGTTAGCATGGCGCGGCAGGGGCAGTAGGGCATCCGCCCGTACGGATACGCTGTTATCGATCAAGAAGGAGTCATGCGCATGTTCTGGGGGTCGCACCGCCTCGTTATTTCCACCGCTTTCGTGCTGTCGCTCGCCGGCTGCGGCGGCACCGTCACCCAGGGCACAGATGGCACGGCGATCTCCGGTTCGGCCGGCGGTGCTTCCAGCGTCGACGCCGCCTCGAACCTGCAGCACTGCGATGCGACGCTCGGTACCCTCGCGGTCGATGACGGGCGCAACGCCTCGTGGTGGGGTCCCTTTACCGCCGCGACCAACGTTACCACGATCGAGCCGCTGATCCGGCTCGCTGCGCAGCAGTCGAACTGTTTCGTTATCACCTCGATCGGCAACTCGCGCCTCGATTCCCGCATGTCCGGGATCACCCAAACGCAGCGCAACTCGGGGGAATTCCGCGCCGGCTCCAAGCAGCAGGCGGGGCAGCGCGTGGCGGCAGATTATTTTCTTGAACCAGCGATCATCATCAACAATTCGAGCATCGGCGGCGTCGGCGGTGCAGTGGGCGGCCTGTTCGGATCGACGATCGGCGGCCTTGCCAGTGGCCTGCAATCGAAGTCCTCAGTGGTGTCGATGTCATTGTTCGATATTCGCTCGCAGGTGCAGATTGCCGCGTCGGAAGGCAGCTCGACCGCGACCAACTACGGCGCTGCCGCGGCGGCTTTCGGTGGGGGTGCCGGAGGAGGTCTCGGGGGCTTTTCGACAACCCCGGAGGGCAAGGCCACGGTCGCCGCGTTTCTCGATGCCTATAACGGTATGGTCGTGGCGCTGCGCAATTACAAGGCGCAGGACGTCGAAGGCGGACTCGGCCGCGGCGGCGTGCTTAAGGTCAATTGAGGCGAAAAGCGGGGCAACGGCCACGCGCACCCCGCAGGTACTGTCTGGTTAGATAGTGCCCGGCCCGCCGTCGTCGAGGCCTGTGAGTTCGGGCAGTGCGTTTAAGGCGCTGTCGTCGGAAGGGTCTTGGATAGGCGGCCGAGGGCGAGGCGTAGCGTCTGCGCCAGTTCCTCGCGTTCCGCGGGGGGCAGGAAGCTGGCGATCGAAAGAGAGCGGCCGTGCGAGCGCAATTCCAGCCGGTTGTC is a genomic window of Rhodospirillales bacterium containing:
- the dnaJ gene encoding molecular chaperone DnaJ, with translation MSKEDYYRVLGVGREASKDDLKKAFRKAALECHPDRNPGNKEAEHRFKELNEAYEVLKDDQKRAAYDRFGHAAFEHGGAGGDGGFGPGFGTGFSSGFAEIFEEMFGGGGRGGGRTSGRGADLRYNLEITLESAFAGAKKTVQVPTAIRCDACKGSGAAGGGAPETCSTCRGNGRVRTQSGFFTVERTCPSCGGSGQTIRDPCRTCNGAGRIQREKSLQVSIPAGVEDGTRIRLTGEGEAGVRGGPPGDLYIFVTVSQHRFFSRDGADIHCRVPLSMTAAALGGSVEVPTVNGERTRISIPAGTQSGATFRLRGKGMTILRSQARGDMYVEAMVETPVNLTDRQRKLLQEFADGGAEETHSPESHGFFAKVKELWQDLRE
- a CDS encoding 4-hydroxy-tetrahydrodipicolinate reductase, encoding MRIGISGCAGRMGRMLVQTVLANDEAVLAGGSERPGHPDLGADLGTLAGVPPLGVRLGDDAAALFAAADAVIDFSSPAAVFESSHLAAAHATALVVGTTGLGREHHAALAAAAERVPVVVAANMSLGVNLLLGLTRKVAAVLGDDYDIEIVEMHHRHKVDAPSGTALALGDAAATGRGIALADAAVRVRDGHTGTRAPGAIGFATLRGGDVVGEHSVIFATEGERIELTHKATSRAIFAKGAVHAALWCDGRAPGLYAMRDVLGLE